Proteins from one Nyctibius grandis isolate bNycGra1 chromosome 2, bNycGra1.pri, whole genome shotgun sequence genomic window:
- the KCNE2 gene encoding potassium voltage-gated channel subfamily E member 2: MAEMQNFTWAVEDIFKETFLTYMNSWRKNMTEAADKLQARVDAENFDYVILYLMVMIGMFSFIIVAILVSTVKSKRREHSNDPYHQYIVEDWGEKYKSQVLNREDLKCVIHENLGAKDKTSPESP; encoded by the coding sequence ATGGCTGAAATGCAAAACTTCACTTGGGCGGTGGAAGATATTTTCAAGGAAACCTTTCTCACTTACATGAATAGCTGGAGGAAAAACATGACGGAAGCAGCGGATAAACTGCAAGCCAGGGTTGATGCTGAAAACTTTGACTATGTTATCCTTTATTTGATGGTGATGATTGGGatgttttccttcattattGTGGCGATCTTGGTGAGTACTGTGAAATCAAAGAGGCGAGAGCACTCCAATGACCCCTATCATCAGTACATCGTTGAGGACTGGGGCGAGAAGTATAAAAGCCAGGTTCTGAATCGAGAAGACCTCAAATGTGTGATCCATGAAAACTTGGGTGCAAAGGACAAAACAAGCCCTGAATCACCTTGA